The following are from one region of the Denitrobacterium detoxificans genome:
- a CDS encoding transglycosylase domain-containing protein: protein MKKRLGTRNKRRYAPLLFILCALFALVVVGGIAVYTAAESWLEDLPDYADSSAYNYSQKTRVYASDGTTLLAEFYVENREPVSSLDDISEFVRNGTVATEDVRFYEHSGVDLLGIGRALANNLFGGSTEGASTLTQQFVRNTVLADEASEQTIKRKVREAYIALKLEEMYSKDDILLMYLNTVNYGSGAYGIEAAAKKYFSVSASDLTLAQAALLVGIPQSPTYNNPINYPDNALSRRNTVLNRMLTNGYITQEQYDEAVNEPLGLNVSEDESDDGIYAYPYFTSYVRQTLLEDYSEAEVFKGGLTVYTTLDVTAQEAAEAACAEKEEAVDDDLEVALVAVDPDTGFIKALVGGKDYNENEYNLATQSTRQPGSAFKTFTLAAAIENGIDPSTYVNCSSPITLDNWTVENYDGASYGTRSIESAFAISANTGFARLCVMLGPDKVAEMATRLGIETDLETVPSITLGSQGVTVREMAGAYATIASGGIKRDAVAIEKIVDSDGDIIFQADTTGTRVISEEVAHATEKVMEGVVTNGTGTAAALSSGQTVAGKTGTSQNWRDSWFCGITPQYSVAIWLGAREERQMSSSYSATSVFSSFLNQLISKSDTEKFVMNSASNPKYRMLTSDEKEALGATSSTTSSDDEKSSDSSSSSTSTTTNSTTSSSSSSSRSSSSGSSSSSSSNGSSTSNGSSSGSSSDSSQSGTGSSSSSGDSSE, encoded by the coding sequence ATGAAAAAACGCCTCGGTACGAGGAACAAACGCCGATACGCACCGCTTCTGTTCATTCTCTGCGCGCTCTTCGCGCTCGTCGTGGTCGGCGGAATCGCGGTATACACCGCAGCTGAATCGTGGCTGGAAGACCTCCCCGATTATGCCGATTCCTCGGCATATAACTATTCCCAGAAAACGCGCGTGTACGCGTCTGATGGCACGACGCTGCTTGCCGAGTTCTACGTGGAGAATCGCGAACCGGTTAGCAGCTTGGATGACATCAGCGAATTCGTGCGCAACGGCACGGTTGCCACCGAGGACGTGCGCTTTTACGAGCATAGTGGCGTCGACCTTCTGGGTATTGGCCGTGCATTGGCAAACAACCTGTTCGGTGGTTCCACCGAAGGCGCGTCTACGCTTACCCAGCAGTTCGTCCGCAATACGGTACTTGCTGACGAAGCAAGTGAACAGACCATCAAACGTAAGGTTCGCGAGGCATACATCGCGTTGAAGCTCGAGGAGATGTACTCGAAGGACGACATCCTCCTCATGTACCTGAACACCGTTAACTACGGCTCGGGTGCTTACGGCATTGAAGCCGCTGCCAAGAAGTACTTCTCCGTAAGCGCGAGCGACCTCACGCTTGCCCAGGCGGCTTTGCTCGTGGGCATTCCCCAGTCGCCTACGTACAACAATCCCATCAATTACCCCGACAATGCGCTCTCGCGTCGTAACACGGTGCTCAACCGTATGCTTACGAACGGCTATATCACGCAAGAGCAATATGACGAGGCGGTAAACGAGCCGCTTGGCCTGAACGTTTCGGAAGACGAATCCGATGACGGCATTTACGCGTATCCGTACTTCACCAGCTACGTACGCCAGACGCTTTTGGAAGACTATTCCGAGGCCGAGGTGTTCAAGGGCGGTCTTACGGTGTACACCACGCTTGATGTAACGGCGCAGGAAGCGGCCGAAGCCGCGTGTGCCGAAAAGGAAGAGGCCGTCGACGACGACTTGGAAGTCGCCCTGGTGGCGGTCGACCCCGACACGGGCTTCATCAAAGCCCTGGTAGGCGGCAAAGACTACAACGAGAACGAATACAATCTTGCTACGCAGAGTACGCGACAGCCCGGTTCTGCGTTCAAGACGTTTACCCTTGCGGCGGCCATCGAAAACGGCATCGATCCCAGTACGTACGTGAACTGCTCGTCGCCAATCACACTCGATAACTGGACGGTCGAAAACTACGATGGCGCCTCGTACGGCACGCGCTCGATCGAAAGTGCCTTTGCCATTTCGGCTAATACGGGTTTTGCGCGCTTGTGCGTCATGCTCGGTCCCGATAAGGTTGCCGAAATGGCCACGCGCCTGGGCATCGAAACCGATCTCGAAACGGTACCCTCCATCACGCTGGGTTCGCAGGGCGTTACCGTGCGCGAAATGGCCGGTGCATATGCCACTATTGCCTCGGGCGGTATCAAGCGCGATGCGGTGGCTATCGAAAAGATCGTCGATTCCGACGGCGACATCATCTTCCAGGCCGACACCACGGGCACGCGCGTCATCTCCGAGGAAGTGGCCCATGCCACGGAAAAGGTCATGGAGGGCGTTGTGACGAATGGTACGGGTACCGCAGCTGCGCTGTCCTCGGGGCAGACGGTAGCCGGCAAGACGGGTACCAGCCAGAATTGGCGCGATAGCTGGTTCTGCGGCATCACACCTCAGTATTCTGTGGCCATTTGGCTGGGTGCGCGCGAGGAGCGCCAGATGAGTTCGTCGTACAGCGCTACGAGCGTCTTCAGCTCGTTCTTGAATCAGCTCATCTCGAAGAGCGATACCGAGAAGTTCGTCATGAACAGCGCGAGCAATCCGAAGTACCGCATGCTCACGTCCGATGAGAAAGAAGCGCTTGGCGCTACGTCCAGCACCACCAGCAGCGACGATGAGAAGTCGTCGGATTCCAGCTCGTCGTCCACTTCCACGACCACGAACTCCACTACGAGTTCCTCGAGTAGCTCTTCGCGTTCGAGCTCGTCGGGTTCCAGCAGCTCGTCGTCGAGTAATGGTTCGTCAACATCGAATGGTTCGTCTTCGGGCTCTTCGAGTGATAGTTCACAATCGGGTACCGGAAGCTCCTCGAGTTCCGGTGACTCATCGGAATAA
- the argH gene encoding argininosuccinate lyase, translated as MALWSGRFEEGVDDFTQRFGASLPVDKRMYAQDIAGSRAHAKMLAATGVISAQDAQEIDAGLAGVLADIEAGTFVFDINDEDIHMAIEGELTRRIGSAGARLHTGRSRNDQTITDTRLLVKDFCVQLMRGNLALRQALVNQAKAHPEVVMPGYTHMQHAQPVLFAHHMLAYYWMFQRDFGRIAAALQAADVNPLGSAALAGTTYPLDRRMTAQELGFSQVTPNSLDAVSNRDFLLDLQYACSVTMIHLSRLAEEIILWSTQEFGFITLSDSYSTGSSIMPQKKNPDFAELIRGKSGRVVGDLMSLLMVMKGLPLAYNKDMQEDKEGAIDAFDTVCDSMRCMCGMIETMQIHPDAMMESARKGHMAATDVADYLAKKGLPFREAHAVVGHLVLLCEKRGCQLDDLSLSDFKAECDLFEADITEQLDLPSIVRARTTEGGTSPQAVAVQMQAVEETMAHDAALLG; from the coding sequence ATGGCACTCTGGTCAGGCAGGTTCGAAGAAGGCGTCGACGATTTCACGCAGCGCTTTGGCGCGTCGCTTCCCGTCGATAAGCGCATGTACGCGCAGGATATCGCGGGCAGCCGCGCTCACGCGAAGATGCTCGCGGCAACGGGCGTCATTAGCGCTCAGGACGCTCAGGAAATCGACGCCGGATTGGCCGGCGTCCTTGCCGACATCGAAGCGGGCACGTTCGTGTTCGACATCAACGACGAGGATATCCACATGGCAATCGAGGGCGAGCTCACGCGCCGCATTGGCAGCGCGGGCGCACGCCTGCATACGGGCCGCAGCCGTAATGACCAGACCATTACCGACACCCGTCTGTTGGTGAAGGACTTCTGCGTTCAGCTCATGCGGGGCAATCTCGCCCTGCGTCAGGCGCTCGTGAATCAGGCGAAGGCACATCCGGAAGTCGTCATGCCTGGCTATACGCATATGCAGCACGCCCAACCCGTTCTGTTCGCTCATCACATGCTTGCGTACTATTGGATGTTCCAGCGCGATTTCGGCCGCATTGCCGCGGCTCTTCAGGCTGCCGACGTGAACCCGCTGGGTTCTGCGGCGCTGGCGGGAACCACGTACCCGCTCGATCGCCGCATGACGGCGCAGGAGCTTGGCTTCTCGCAGGTCACGCCCAACTCGCTTGATGCCGTTTCGAATCGCGACTTCCTGCTCGACCTGCAGTACGCTTGCAGCGTCACCATGATTCACCTGTCGCGTCTGGCCGAGGAAATCATCCTGTGGTCCACGCAGGAGTTCGGCTTCATCACGCTGTCCGATTCCTATTCCACGGGTTCGTCCATCATGCCGCAGAAGAAGAATCCCGATTTCGCGGAGCTCATCCGCGGCAAGTCGGGGCGCGTCGTGGGCGATCTTATGTCGTTGCTCATGGTCATGAAGGGCCTGCCCCTGGCGTACAACAAGGATATGCAGGAGGACAAGGAAGGCGCTATCGATGCGTTCGATACGGTATGCGATTCCATGCGCTGCATGTGCGGCATGATCGAGACGATGCAGATTCACCCCGATGCCATGATGGAATCCGCGCGCAAGGGTCATATGGCTGCTACCGATGTGGCCGACTACCTGGCGAAGAAGGGCCTTCCGTTCCGCGAAGCCCATGCCGTGGTAGGCCACTTGGTATTGCTGTGCGAAAAGCGTGGTTGCCAGCTCGACGACCTTTCGCTTAGCGACTTCAAGGCCGAATGCGACCTGTTCGAGGCCGACATCACCGAACAGCTCGACCTGCCTAGCATCGTGCGCGCCCGCACTACCGAGGGTGGCACGTCTCCCCAGGCCGTTGCCGTGCAGATGCAGGCAGTGGAAGAAACCATGGCTCACGACGCTGCGCTTCTGGGGTAG